From the Leifsonia sp. AG29 genome, one window contains:
- a CDS encoding GNAT family N-acetyltransferase, translating into MTSRDLTHPLDETSASELAAAGLRLALVDLADREAFDAWLRADMRGFHGRQPSAEVLEEARANMGDRRTTGVYDESVPSREPVGTVNAWTAPLTVPGGARIGSWAISSVTVAPTHRRRGIARALLGAELRTAKALGLPLAILTVSESVIYGRWGFGPATFASEWRVDTKRVRWAGPDTVGRLSFTTPEEFGETGTRVLDAVMAGRHGEIGLTPYLAKRLVGPLAGDPDSDRARLVRYDSPDGEPEGFVAYSVKDGDDFVKHKVEVRHLAASTDRALVALWRFLLELDLVSEVHIHTRGVDEPLPALVHDVRGAQVASVEDHLYVRVLDVPAALEARAYERDGSLVLDVDDPQGFAAGRYRLSVSDGRASVTPTDDAPDVTLPVASLGSVYLGHDIARSLAVAGRIRGDWEALDRLFRTAVPPRLSTWF; encoded by the coding sequence ATGACCTCCCGCGACCTCACGCACCCCCTGGACGAGACCTCCGCGAGCGAGCTGGCCGCCGCGGGGCTGCGACTGGCGCTGGTCGACCTCGCGGACCGGGAGGCTTTCGATGCCTGGCTCCGCGCCGACATGCGCGGCTTCCACGGGAGGCAGCCGTCCGCCGAGGTGCTTGAGGAGGCCCGCGCCAACATGGGCGACCGCCGCACTACCGGCGTCTACGACGAGTCCGTCCCCTCGCGCGAGCCGGTGGGCACCGTCAACGCGTGGACGGCACCGCTCACCGTGCCGGGCGGCGCGCGCATCGGCTCGTGGGCGATCAGCTCGGTCACGGTCGCTCCGACGCACCGTCGCCGCGGGATCGCGCGGGCGCTCCTCGGCGCGGAGCTGCGGACCGCGAAGGCCCTGGGCCTGCCGCTCGCGATCCTCACCGTCTCCGAGTCGGTCATCTACGGGCGGTGGGGCTTCGGCCCGGCGACATTCGCGAGCGAGTGGAGGGTCGACACCAAGCGCGTGCGCTGGGCCGGACCCGACACCGTCGGACGCCTGTCGTTCACCACGCCGGAGGAGTTCGGCGAGACCGGTACCCGCGTGCTCGACGCCGTCATGGCGGGGAGGCACGGCGAGATCGGCCTGACCCCGTACCTCGCGAAGCGGCTCGTCGGTCCGCTGGCTGGCGACCCCGACAGCGATCGCGCTCGGCTCGTGCGGTACGACTCACCCGACGGCGAACCGGAGGGCTTCGTCGCCTACTCGGTGAAGGACGGCGACGACTTCGTGAAGCACAAGGTGGAGGTCCGGCACCTCGCCGCCTCCACCGACCGAGCGCTGGTCGCCCTCTGGCGCTTCCTGCTCGAGCTCGACCTCGTCTCGGAGGTGCACATCCACACCCGCGGCGTCGACGAGCCGTTGCCTGCGCTGGTCCACGACGTGCGCGGCGCGCAGGTGGCGTCGGTCGAGGATCACCTCTACGTCCGCGTGCTCGACGTCCCTGCCGCCCTGGAGGCGCGCGCCTACGAGCGCGACGGCTCGCTCGTCCTCGATGTCGACGATCCGCAGGGCTTCGCCGCCGGTCGCTACCGGCTGTCGGTGAGCGACGGCAGGGCTTCGGTCACGCCGACGGACGATGCTCCGGACGTCACGCTGCCCGTCGCCTCCCTCGGGAGCGTCTACCTCGGGCACGACATCGCGCGGTCGCTCGCCGTGGCCGGCCGCATCCGCGGCGACTGGGAGGCGCTCGACCGGCTGTTCCGGACGGCCGTCCCTCCCCGCCTCAGCACCTGGTTCTGA